A window of the Nitrosococcus wardiae genome harbors these coding sequences:
- a CDS encoding peptidylprolyl isomerase, protein MKDIVRIDDEVITADAFLKTLKLTGRFEELIEEMVRDKLKVHAAKRRGISLTTNEVQERADQFRRVYGLHRVKDMNQFLDAISVSLDDFENFIIEILYQEKIMAEVCSEDAIEEYFRMHSPKFESIELGHIVLKSEGKAKEIFSILEEEPELFPELAKEHSIADTRDHHGMVGKVLRGSL, encoded by the coding sequence ATGAAAGATATCGTAAGAATTGATGACGAAGTTATCACTGCTGATGCTTTTCTAAAAACGCTCAAACTCACTGGACGATTTGAAGAGCTTATTGAGGAAATGGTTAGAGATAAGCTCAAGGTTCACGCCGCTAAACGGCGGGGAATTTCCTTAACGACTAATGAGGTCCAAGAGCGGGCCGATCAATTCCGGCGTGTCTACGGTCTGCACCGGGTTAAAGACATGAATCAATTTCTTGATGCTATTAGCGTTTCTCTAGATGACTTTGAAAACTTCATTATTGAGATCCTCTATCAAGAAAAGATCATGGCTGAAGTTTGTAGTGAGGACGCCATAGAAGAATACTTCCGGATGCACTCACCAAAATTTGAAAGCATTGAATTGGGTCATATTGTCCTCAAATCCGAGGGTAAAGCAAAAGAAATTTTTTCCATTCTCGAAGAAGAACCGGAACTTTTCCCAGAATTAGCAAAGGAGCACTCCATCGCAGATACCCGAGACCACCATGGCATGGTTGGCAAAGTGCTGCGAGGTTCATTGTAA
- a CDS encoding ATP-binding cassette domain-containing protein has protein sequence MEPEQKPQDLPSRIVLPDVEGNIRFENVYFRYGGNETPYVLENLNFEIKAGELIAIVGHSGSGKTTLAKLLVGFYGPTEGHILVDSYDMAVVDKEAYRAQIGYVMQNNLLFSGTIAENISAGDENPDGRRIEEVAKMADAHGFISKMPLGYEQIVGERGVGLSGGQIQRICIARALYHDPRLLIFDEATSALDTQSESNILKSMQDILRGRTAVVIAHRLSTIMRADKILVLYNGAIVEQGQHQELVNRKGMYYELVQKQMSGGA, from the coding sequence ATGGAACCCGAACAAAAGCCCCAGGACTTACCCTCTCGCATCGTGCTGCCGGATGTGGAAGGCAATATCCGCTTTGAGAATGTCTATTTCCGGTATGGGGGTAATGAAACGCCCTATGTGCTTGAAAACCTCAACTTTGAAATTAAAGCGGGGGAGTTGATCGCTATTGTTGGCCATAGCGGTTCAGGAAAAACAACGCTAGCCAAACTTTTGGTTGGTTTCTATGGCCCTACAGAAGGCCATATCCTTGTTGACAGCTACGATATGGCGGTAGTCGATAAAGAAGCCTATCGAGCACAAATTGGTTATGTAATGCAAAATAATTTGCTATTTTCTGGCACTATTGCTGAAAATATTTCGGCAGGTGACGAAAACCCAGATGGCCGGCGGATTGAAGAAGTTGCCAAAATGGCTGATGCCCATGGATTTATCAGCAAAATGCCCTTGGGGTATGAACAGATCGTTGGGGAACGGGGGGTAGGCCTCTCTGGGGGACAAATTCAGCGCATCTGCATTGCCAGAGCCCTTTACCATGATCCCCGTTTACTCATTTTTGACGAGGCAACTTCTGCCTTAGATACTCAGTCTGAAAGTAATATTTTAAAAAGTATGCAAGATATACTCAGGGGGAGGACCGCAGTAGTCATTGCACATCGGCTTAGCACCATCATGCGGGCCGATAAGATCCTGGTCCTCTATAATGGTGCTATTGTGGAGCAGGGACAGCACCAAGAATTGGTGAACAGGAAGGGGATGTATTACGAACTTGTTCAAAAACAAATGTCGGGCGGAGCATGA
- a CDS encoding autotransporter outer membrane beta-barrel domain-containing protein, giving the protein MLKIAFSRLSKASLSRGGLQKHSFSWFLLQLSTLVALVGLGNPLEAQVPENLASGLNPTQSNIERVILDVCPRGLEFGNSTAFQERCNALVGAAGEPEVRNALQRVSPEQIISQGTESTKAVRILQFNRILALRTGAHGLLAGYDVDGQPTAVAWSPSNRTGGAAGADGADIWSRLGIFVNGLGGFGDVDSTFNQLGFDFDSSGVIAGVDYRFTDNFILGLAFNYLRTDTDFDREGGQLDSDTYSGSIYGTFYATNSFHVDWVATYGGIDYDSTRNISYAVPGDVVNTQSTSSPEGNQFSAAISAGYDFSLNALTISPYVRGEYINLDIDSFSERDILGWGVRYSDQTIESLTTAVGTQIAYAVSTQWGVLQPFIRGEWFHEYEDDSRNISATFVEAGGNVPFNIVTESPDRNFYTFGVGISGTFAKGVSAFFNYDVLLDREDISSHVFLVGARMEL; this is encoded by the coding sequence ATGCTAAAAATCGCTTTTTCTCGCCTTTCTAAGGCCTCCCTATCTCGGGGAGGATTACAAAAACACTCCTTCTCTTGGTTTTTGCTCCAATTAAGCACCTTGGTGGCCCTTGTAGGGCTGGGTAATCCATTGGAGGCTCAGGTACCGGAGAACCTCGCCTCTGGTCTCAACCCAACCCAATCTAATATTGAGAGAGTAATTCTTGATGTCTGCCCGCGAGGTCTGGAGTTCGGCAACTCCACGGCATTCCAAGAACGCTGTAATGCGCTAGTGGGAGCCGCAGGAGAGCCGGAGGTCCGTAATGCTCTACAGCGGGTATCTCCGGAACAGATTATTAGTCAGGGGACTGAATCAACCAAAGCGGTGCGGATTTTGCAGTTTAACCGTATACTTGCTTTGCGTACCGGGGCCCATGGACTCCTAGCCGGTTATGATGTGGACGGACAACCTACTGCGGTTGCCTGGTCACCCAGCAATAGGACGGGTGGCGCAGCAGGAGCAGATGGAGCGGATATATGGAGCCGGCTGGGTATTTTTGTCAATGGCCTAGGCGGCTTTGGCGATGTGGACTCCACCTTCAATCAACTAGGCTTCGATTTCGACAGCTCAGGCGTTATTGCAGGCGTTGATTATCGATTTACTGATAACTTTATCTTAGGCCTTGCCTTTAATTATCTCCGCACTGATACCGACTTTGATCGAGAAGGAGGCCAGCTAGATAGCGATACCTATAGTGGTTCTATCTATGGTACCTTCTATGCGACTAATAGCTTTCATGTTGATTGGGTCGCCACCTACGGTGGGATCGATTATGACTCCACCCGTAATATCAGTTATGCTGTTCCAGGCGATGTCGTCAATACTCAATCCACCTCCTCCCCAGAAGGCAATCAATTTAGCGCTGCCATTAGTGCGGGCTACGATTTTTCCCTCAACGCCTTAACTATCAGCCCTTATGTGCGCGGTGAATATATTAATCTTGATATTGATTCATTTAGCGAACGGGATATTCTCGGTTGGGGCGTGCGCTACTCAGATCAAACGATTGAATCATTAACTACGGCGGTAGGTACGCAAATTGCCTATGCCGTCAGTACCCAATGGGGTGTTTTACAACCCTTTATCCGGGGTGAGTGGTTCCATGAATATGAAGATGACAGTCGTAACATTTCCGCTACCTTCGTGGAGGCAGGGGGAAACGTACCTTTTAACATTGTTACTGAAAGCCCCGATAGAAATTTCTATACCTTTGGGGTGGGCATATCGGGTACCTTTGCCAAAGGGGTTTCGGCATTTTTCAACTATGACGTCTTGCTAGATCGAGAGGATATATCAAGCCATGTGTTCTTGGTAGGTGCCCGCATGGAATTGTAA
- a CDS encoding caspase family protein, whose protein sequence is MRQALEQQAQEGLGGKSGAGQGEAQQCLQAKLQTVQHEERQLRQTLEERNQRIAALQTQLVSSRQQLAAAIQEMERKIEKERQEQQRLVDKLAQQQLKTADLHQVLEQTREELEKRRTELQTAQTQREQMRAELERLEATGAEEDKAAEVERLKAKLNQLQSVVNTQKDNIASLESILQEQRSKLAEEWRQEQDKTQQLQLALNKRNEEIKVLQSQLVDLVAGQKDAHAEIKALEEELARRDARIKQQKRELEQQKQKIEQLMAELTVPEASAMTVVVETSAVGPSIEIIEPPLSSTRGSLSALLRSAVSDIELVGKVAPKDELLSFRINDQAQELRENGLFKLRLSIQGPETPVNIVAIDSSGNRTALDFSIVPATIKAQKVERENPPGLGSKELKAIDFGNYHALVVGNNHYKHLPDLKAAREDAQVVADILEAKYGFNTKVLLDADRYAILSALNEFREKLTEQDNFLLYYAGHGHLENANLRGYWLPVDSEPGSSANWISNVAITDILNVMAAKHILVVADSCYSGALTRSSLARLQTGMSGENKIKWFKVMAKTKARIALTSGGLKPVLDAGAGDHSIFAKAFLEVLQENNDILEGFRLYNEIQKRVVQAADALGVEQDPQYVPIKYAGHEAGEFFFFPARLAAKRVKEPQLFAHAQ, encoded by the coding sequence TTGCGCCAAGCCTTGGAGCAGCAGGCCCAGGAGGGACTTGGGGGAAAATCAGGCGCTGGACAAGGGGAAGCGCAGCAATGCTTGCAGGCTAAGCTCCAGACTGTGCAGCATGAGGAACGGCAATTACGGCAGACATTGGAGGAACGTAATCAGCGTATTGCGGCATTGCAAACGCAGCTCGTCAGCTCGCGCCAACAGTTAGCCGCTGCTATCCAAGAGATGGAGCGGAAAATAGAGAAAGAACGGCAAGAACAACAGCGGTTGGTGGATAAACTCGCACAGCAGCAATTGAAAACGGCTGATTTGCACCAGGTCTTAGAACAGACCCGGGAAGAGCTTGAGAAACGACGAACCGAACTCCAAACGGCACAAACTCAACGTGAGCAGATGAGAGCGGAACTTGAACGCCTCGAAGCGACAGGCGCTGAGGAAGATAAAGCCGCAGAGGTTGAACGCCTAAAAGCAAAATTAAATCAGCTTCAAAGCGTCGTTAACACCCAAAAAGACAATATTGCTTCATTGGAATCCATACTCCAAGAACAGCGTTCGAAGTTAGCAGAAGAATGGCGCCAGGAACAGGATAAAACCCAGCAGCTACAACTTGCCCTGAATAAGCGCAACGAAGAAATTAAGGTATTGCAAAGTCAGCTTGTGGATTTAGTGGCAGGCCAAAAAGATGCCCACGCAGAAATCAAGGCCTTAGAGGAAGAATTAGCGCGTCGGGATGCTAGAATTAAGCAGCAAAAGCGCGAGCTTGAGCAACAGAAGCAGAAGATTGAGCAACTGATGGCGGAATTGACGGTTCCGGAAGCCTCGGCAATGACTGTCGTTGTAGAGACATCAGCGGTAGGGCCTTCTATTGAGATCATTGAACCCCCCTTGTCGTCCACCCGCGGCAGTTTAAGTGCCCTCTTGCGTTCTGCTGTATCGGATATAGAGCTTGTGGGCAAAGTGGCACCAAAAGATGAGCTATTATCTTTTCGTATTAATGACCAAGCCCAGGAACTACGGGAAAATGGATTATTTAAGCTGCGCTTGTCCATACAGGGACCAGAAACCCCGGTAAATATTGTTGCCATCGATAGTAGCGGAAACCGTACCGCTTTGGATTTCTCAATTGTTCCAGCAACCATAAAAGCTCAAAAAGTAGAAAGGGAAAACCCTCCTGGATTGGGATCGAAAGAGCTAAAAGCCATTGATTTTGGCAACTACCATGCCCTAGTCGTTGGCAATAATCACTACAAACACCTCCCTGACCTTAAAGCGGCCCGGGAGGATGCTCAGGTAGTGGCCGATATACTGGAGGCAAAGTATGGTTTCAACACAAAAGTTTTACTTGACGCGGATCGCTACGCCATTCTTTCTGCACTGAATGAATTTCGGGAGAAGTTGACGGAACAGGACAACTTCCTTCTCTATTATGCAGGGCATGGCCATCTGGAGAATGCCAATTTGCGGGGTTATTGGCTTCCCGTTGATTCTGAGCCAGGTAGTAGCGCCAATTGGATCTCTAATGTTGCCATTACCGATATTCTCAATGTGATGGCTGCGAAACATATATTGGTGGTCGCGGATTCTTGTTATTCAGGGGCGCTGACTCGCTCATCCCTTGCCCGCTTACAGACTGGAATGTCAGGAGAAAATAAAATAAAGTGGTTTAAAGTGATGGCCAAGACTAAGGCGCGTATTGCGTTGACATCAGGGGGCCTTAAACCAGTTCTGGATGCAGGTGCAGGAGATCACTCTATTTTTGCAAAGGCTTTTCTGGAAGTACTCCAGGAGAATAATGATATCCTGGAAGGTTTTCGTTTATACAATGAGATACAAAAACGTGTAGTCCAGGCAGCAGACGCTTTAGGTGTAGAACAAGATCCCCAATATGTACCGATAAAATATGCTGGGCATGAAGCGGGAGAGTTTTTCTTTTTTCCGGCGCGGTTAGCTGCCAAGAGAGTAAAGGAGCCACAGCTGTTTGCCCATGCTCAATAG
- a CDS encoding PP2C family protein-serine/threonine phosphatase — MSNKGALHWRSAARTHRGKIRRINEDSFLERSDYGIWVVADGMGGHAVGDVASQMVVGTLADMPYQPDLEAFEAEVRRRLQEVNHRLREEAAVRNERVIGSTVVVLLSYGQHCIYLWAGDSRIYVFRDGRLRQLSHDHSHVEALINHGLLDRREAQNHPSAGAITRAVGAVDTLELDRGTLEAKSGDIFLLCSDGLHNEVSDEDIKGILKEESCQKSSEMLVELALERGGRDNVTVVVVCAEDQIDGTITLLNPLMSNP, encoded by the coding sequence ATGAGTAATAAAGGTGCGCTCCACTGGCGCTCAGCAGCCCGAACCCATAGGGGTAAAATCCGTAGAATTAATGAGGATTCATTTTTGGAGCGAAGCGACTATGGTATTTGGGTCGTTGCGGACGGGATGGGGGGACATGCCGTTGGGGATGTGGCTAGTCAGATGGTAGTGGGTACCCTGGCTGATATGCCCTACCAGCCTGATTTAGAAGCATTCGAGGCAGAGGTTCGACGTCGTTTACAAGAAGTTAATCACCGTTTACGGGAGGAAGCTGCTGTTCGCAATGAGCGAGTCATCGGTAGTACCGTCGTTGTACTGCTTAGTTACGGTCAGCATTGTATCTATCTTTGGGCAGGTGATAGCCGGATTTATGTTTTCCGGGATGGGAGGTTGAGACAACTATCCCACGATCATAGTCATGTAGAAGCACTTATTAACCATGGTTTGCTCGACCGGAGGGAAGCCCAGAATCATCCCTCGGCAGGGGCGATTACCCGGGCGGTCGGTGCTGTTGATACCCTGGAGTTGGATAGGGGTACCTTAGAGGCCAAAAGTGGTGATATTTTTCTTCTATGTAGTGATGGTCTCCATAACGAGGTGAGCGATGAAGATATCAAGGGGATACTTAAGGAGGAAAGTTGCCAGAAAAGTTCTGAAATGTTAGTAGAGCTCGCACTTGAAAGAGGAGGAAGAGATAATGTGACTGTTGTGGTGGTATGTGCCGAAGATCAAATAGATGGAACGATAACCCTCCTAAATCCATTAATGTCAAACCCATGA
- a CDS encoding HlyD family efflux transporter periplasmic adaptor subunit → MAAEAASRIKFENIDEDNFLRILAPVSGVITEITYTQIGDKVQANTPLGAIAPEKSRAILKIEIPEKDRGFLEEGLPVKAKFSAFPYQRYGAIDGTLEYISPAAKPSSQDKNLVYTGHIGLEKTYFSIEEVDYPLRYGMTATAEIVVRERRLIDLALDPFRKVAG, encoded by the coding sequence TTGGCTGCAGAAGCAGCCTCACGGATTAAATTTGAAAACATTGACGAAGATAATTTCCTACGTATTCTGGCGCCTGTTTCCGGTGTTATCACTGAAATCACCTATACCCAGATCGGAGACAAAGTCCAAGCTAACACTCCCCTAGGTGCCATCGCCCCTGAAAAGTCGAGAGCCATCCTGAAAATTGAGATTCCAGAAAAAGATCGGGGATTTCTTGAAGAAGGCTTACCCGTGAAAGCCAAATTCAGCGCTTTCCCCTATCAACGCTATGGCGCGATTGATGGAACACTAGAGTATATTTCGCCGGCGGCGAAACCCTCCTCCCAAGATAAAAATCTAGTGTATACAGGCCATATAGGGTTAGAGAAGACTTATTTCTCTATCGAGGAGGTTGACTATCCTCTACGGTATGGAATGACAGCCACAGCAGAGATCGTGGTCCGAGAGCGGCGTTTGATTGATTTGGCATTAGATCCTTTCCGGAAGGTGGCTGGCTAA
- a CDS encoding sigma-54 interaction domain-containing protein: MKLYNLKSSSAISYGGLIEKIEILRSTLRWATKLERPEIQKLLSQCNALRDEVMRLSHKERFVTASATTEARANLPAKERRQALIDRSFVFEGVFGESPKLLETLEIAEKAAPTDLPVLIEGESGTGKELLAKVIHANGSREDKPYISVNCGAIPQELLESELFGHKKGAFTGESSDRKGKFESADGGTIFLDEIGELPLHGQVKLLRVLQSNEVQRVGSDEITQVDARIVAATNRNLREMSQQGKFREDLFYRLSVIHVTLPPLRERRDEIALLFEYFIDEAAEKLNRRPIKMAPRLKTFLSNYSYPGNVRELRNIIFRLSCLAGEIADYEHLPDYIRPQSTSSQLVNVDKLGIGSSLSEVKKAASDEAEKLFLERSLREMNGKVTELAKQIGMNRSHLQTLLKKHGLSAKDFRSRNPG, from the coding sequence ATGAAACTATATAACCTCAAAAGTAGTTCGGCTATTTCCTACGGTGGTCTCATTGAGAAGATCGAAATTTTGCGCTCTACACTGCGATGGGCAACCAAGTTAGAACGTCCCGAGATACAAAAACTCCTCAGCCAATGCAATGCTTTGCGCGATGAAGTTATGCGGCTGTCACATAAAGAACGTTTTGTAACCGCCTCGGCCACTACTGAAGCGCGCGCGAATCTACCGGCTAAAGAGCGGCGTCAAGCCTTAATAGATCGCAGCTTTGTCTTTGAAGGTGTATTTGGTGAAAGTCCAAAGTTATTGGAAACACTAGAAATTGCCGAAAAAGCAGCACCGACCGATCTCCCTGTACTCATTGAGGGGGAGAGTGGCACGGGGAAGGAGTTGTTGGCAAAAGTGATCCATGCCAATGGAAGCAGAGAGGATAAACCCTATATTTCTGTCAACTGCGGTGCAATCCCACAAGAGTTGCTTGAATCTGAACTGTTTGGTCATAAAAAAGGCGCTTTTACGGGGGAATCCTCTGATCGTAAAGGAAAATTCGAGAGCGCTGATGGGGGGACTATCTTTCTAGACGAGATAGGTGAGTTACCCCTTCATGGTCAAGTCAAGTTGCTTCGGGTACTACAGTCCAATGAAGTCCAACGAGTCGGCTCTGACGAAATCACCCAGGTAGATGCTCGAATCGTGGCAGCCACCAATCGAAATTTACGGGAAATGAGTCAGCAAGGGAAATTCCGTGAGGATTTATTTTATCGACTCAGCGTCATTCATGTCACTCTGCCCCCTTTGCGAGAACGTCGAGATGAGATTGCACTACTTTTTGAGTATTTTATCGATGAGGCTGCTGAAAAACTTAACCGTCGCCCCATCAAAATGGCGCCACGACTAAAAACGTTTTTATCAAACTATAGCTACCCTGGCAATGTTCGAGAACTGCGCAATATTATCTTTCGCCTCTCTTGCCTAGCCGGTGAAATCGCCGATTATGAACATTTACCGGATTATATTCGCCCCCAAAGCACATCCTCCCAACTAGTGAACGTTGACAAGCTCGGAATAGGAAGCTCTCTAAGCGAGGTCAAAAAGGCGGCCAGCGATGAAGCTGAAAAACTTTTCCTTGAAAGGAGCCTTCGGGAAATGAACGGTAAAGTAACGGAACTGGCTAAACAAATTGGAATGAATCGTTCCCACTTACAAACTCTTTTAAAAAAACATGGTTTAAGTGCCAAAGATTTCCGCTCCAGGAACCCGGGGTAA
- a CDS encoding SEL1-like repeat protein, which yields MSWLSTGTKRPLPKGYSRAQINLGYLYEAGLGVPQDLTTAMNWYRKASGLTEGDLEFVSSIEAAQRQAVKEEAVRLRQNVAQLQSQLREAKEILERSQAELQRAEQERELLLKQLEEEILLKQKQLEEQGRLLPAPSGDADAQKVGDTLDKETRAKLEAQLQETRQEQQRLIGLSAAATRDSQFAPSLGAAGPGGTWGKIRRWTRGSAAMLAG from the coding sequence ATGAGTTGGCTTTCCACTGGTACCAAAAGGCCGCTGCCCAAGGGCTACTCCCGAGCCCAGATCAACCTGGGCTATCTCTATGAGGCGGGCCTAGGGGTCCCACAGGACCTCACTACTGCCATGAATTGGTATCGGAAGGCATCCGGGCTGACGGAGGGAGATTTAGAGTTCGTCTCTTCCATTGAAGCAGCGCAGCGCCAAGCGGTAAAAGAAGAAGCCGTAAGGCTGAGACAAAATGTTGCCCAGTTGCAGAGCCAGCTGCGCGAGGCCAAGGAAATCTTGGAGCGTAGCCAAGCGGAGTTGCAAAGGGCCGAACAAGAACGAGAACTATTATTAAAGCAGCTTGAGGAAGAGATCTTATTAAAGCAAAAACAGCTTGAGGAGCAAGGACGTCTGCTTCCAGCTCCCTCAGGGGATGCGGATGCTCAAAAAGTAGGGGACACGCTAGATAAGGAAACCCGTGCCAAATTAGAAGCGCAGTTACAGGAAACACGACAAGAGCAGCAGCGTTTAATCGGGCTTAGCGCAGCAGCAACTAGAGACAGCCAATTTGCGCCAAGCCTTGGAGCAGCAGGCCCAGGAGGGACTTGGGGGAAAATCAGGCGCTGGACAAGGGGAAGCGCAGCAATGCTTGCAGGCTAA